The Gammaproteobacteria bacterium genomic interval GCTGACTCTGGCGCTCAAACGCCTGGACTTGAGCATCGCCTACGCGATCTGGGCCGGCGTCGGCACGGTGCTGATTACGTTCATCGGGTTCACGTACTTCGCCGAGCAGGCGACCTTGTTCAAGGCCGCGTGCATTGCGCTGATCGTGCTCGGCGTGGTCGGGCTAAGCTATGCCGCCGATGGATGGCCGCGCGGTGCCGCGGCTTTCGCGGCTTTGAGCGTATTCACCATCAGCATCGCCACGGTCATGGGGCCGACCCCGCCCGGCACCGGCGTGATCGCGGACGCTTTCTCGCTCACCGCGTCAAAATCCACGTCGCCGACCAGCCGGTAACCTTTGGGCCGGCTGTCGTCGTCCACCCGATTGATGCCAACGTCAATCACCACCGCGCCCTCTTTAACCATTTCCGCCGTAACGAAATGCGGGCGGCCGATGGCGGCGATCACGATGTCCGCCCGGCGCGTGATGGTCGCAAGATCCTTGGTGCCGCTGTGGCAGACGGTTACCGTCGCATTGGCGCCTTTGGCTTTCTGCACCAGCATGTTCATCATCGGCTTGCCGACGATGTTGCTGCGGCCGATGATGGCCACGTGCCTGCCTTCGATCTCGAGGCCGCTGCGCACGATCAGTTCCGGAATGCCAGCCGGCGTACACGGCCGCAATGTATCGAGACCGATCACCAGACGCCCCACGTTGGCCGGGTGAAAGCCGTCCACGTCCTTGGCCGGATCAATGCGCTCGATAACCTTCTGCTCGTCGATGTGCCTAGGCAGCGGCATCTGCACGAGAATGCCGTGTATGGCGCGATCCGCGTTCAACTCGTCGATCAGCGCCAGCAGCGCGTCTTCCGGAATATCGGCCGGCGGCGTCTTCATCACCGACTTGATGCCGACCTCTTTGCAAACCTTGCGCTTGGTTCCCACGTAAGTTCTGGAGGCGGGATTGTCGCCCACCAGCACCGCGGCGAGACACGGCGTCAACCCCGCCTTTACGACTTCCGCCACCTGTTGTTTGACTTCGTCTCGGATCTCGGCCGCCACCGCGTTGCCGTCGATGCGTTGTGCTTTCATGTTCGTATCCTTATCTTAGAAATAGACGCCGACCAGAATAATTGCCGATAATGGACACTAGGCGAAAACGCGACTCTACACAAATCGAGCGTGGCGCGAAGCGACGTAGCAATCCAATCAGTAACTGATCTACAGTTGTTCCAGATTGGCTGCGCTCGCTATGACGATTACGGCGACCTGTTCAGAGCCTCCCTAAAACCCGGGTCTGCCAGGCATTCCACGCCCCATGGGCATGAGCGTTGTATGACTCGGGATGACTCGGTATATTATTGCGAGCGACTCGCGCGGCATCCGCGCTGGCGCTGTCCCGTTCGCTTACGCTTTCAACGGAGGTTCTGTGCCCGACTACGATACCCCGAAGCAACCTCAGAACCGTGATTCCCATACGGATACGCCGGTTTCGCAAGGCGCGCGCCAGACTGCGGACCGTGTCAGGCAGCAAGCGCGCGATGCGGCGCAGAAGGCGAAGACGCAGGCTGAGTCCATGCTAGGCGAGCAGCAGCAGGCCGCGGCGGATCAGTTGGAAGGCGTGGCGATGGCCTTACGAAAAACCGCGGAGCAACTAGATTCGCAGGATCAAGGCCCCGTGGCACGCTACGCGGAACGCGCCGCGGATAGCCTGGATAACCTCGGTGGTAAATTGCGCGACCGCGACATCGACAGTCTCGCCGCACAGGTACAGGACTTCGCACGCCAGCAACCGGGCGTGTTTCTGGGCGGTGCGGTGGCGGCGGGCTTTCTGGTCGCGCGTTTTCTGAAAAGTTCGGCGCGTGATGAATCATCATCCAGCGCGC includes:
- the folD gene encoding bifunctional methylenetetrahydrofolate dehydrogenase/methenyltetrahydrofolate cyclohydrolase FolD, whose protein sequence is MKAQRIDGNAVAAEIRDEVKQQVAEVVKAGLTPCLAAVLVGDNPASRTYVGTKRKVCKEVGIKSVMKTPPADIPEDALLALIDELNADRAIHGILVQMPLPRHIDEQKVIERIDPAKDVDGFHPANVGRLVIGLDTLRPCTPAGIPELIVRSGLEIEGRHVAIIGRSNIVGKPMMNMLVQKAKGANATVTVCHSGTKDLATITRRADIVIAAIGRPHFVTAEMVKEGAVVIDVGINRVDDDSRPKGYRLVGDVDFDAVSEKASAITPVPGGVGPMTVAMLMVNTLKAAKAAAPRGHPSAA